A part of Kryptolebias marmoratus isolate JLee-2015 linkage group LG8, ASM164957v2, whole genome shotgun sequence genomic DNA contains:
- the calcoco1a gene encoding calcium-binding and coiled-coil domain-containing protein 1: MDKVWLVEFRNVGCTYFPQSRVDCHYTISQQHSWSSSDWIGLFKVGWTSAKDYETFVWALAPADYEEGTDVNCCVQFQASYLPKPSSQEYEFVYVDGKGEVCSRSSTFTFCAPKPLEDLVTLEEASHGEDEGTDMLLVVPRAELLQSRLQECLQERAKLLHEQEVAKRQKEEEREEYKRAKEAWDRQRRGLERDVTRLKEELTQSREKIEEIERKQKEEQTLGESLAQEKTALMNAKEASEARIRELEEDIRTLTQRAVERETEFERIKERAKRAVALRKEEESERKILKTKLEQTEAELRSLAKEFQSLRNSLAQRDTSVLQLQNSITTLTQKLTTAHRKEAESEASLKEMRSLRERLHMSERTAEGLKRDLSVMVAQRDHGQAEQHQAQLQAARLAIQLADVSMTLRKDSAHWEEERENLQRSAEMDHKRLEKLNAEIQRMEEKLQEERMERVKQEVELGREKDCNRVQLSETRRELQELKASLRVAQKEKELLQAEKRELMEYICQLEQKIGTVTTARWDAAPIASTGGPDPAVSDSEDESPEVLQILHSPRTLGHYSLCEQGQPDSLLLSTPPPSPRDMDRSAVVINQPAPLSLPHQAAANTLAHSSDSEEESDPVQCGRKSSGEEMALLLPEYKDTVLSDLADTSLW, from the exons ATGGACAAGGTTTGGCTAGTGGAGTTTAGAAACGTGGGTTGCACTTACTTCCCCCAGAGCAGAGTGGATTGTCACTACACAATAAGCCAACAgcacagctggagcagcagtGACTGGATTGGACTCTTCAAG GTGGGATGGACGTCAGCAAAGGACTATGAAACATTTGTTTGGGCCTTGGCCCCAGCTGACTATGAGGAGGGCACAGATGTCAACTGCTGTGTGCAGTTCCAGG cctcCTACCTGCCCAAGCCCAGCTCCCAAGAATATGAGTTTGTGTATGTTGACGGTAAAGGAGAGGTGTGCTCCCGGAGCTCCACATTCACTTTCTGTGCACCAAAGCCTCTTGAAGATCTGGTGACCCTTGAGGAAGCGTCCCATGGTGAGGATGAAGGTACAGACATGCTGTTGGTAGTACCCAGGgctgagctgctgcag AGTCGGCTGCAAGAGTGTCTGCAGGAGCGCGCCAAGCTGTTGCACGAGCAGGAAGTGGCAAAAAGGcaaaaggaggaagagagagaggagTACAAAAGGGCAAAGGAGGCATGGGACAGGCAGCGCAGAGGGCTGGAGCGTGATGTCACCAGGCTGAAGGAAGAGCTGACACAGAGTCGAGAGAAAATTGAGGAAATAGAGAGGAAGCAGAAG GAGGAGCAGACTTTAGGAGAATCACTTGCCCAGGAGAAGACTGCTTTAATGAATGCCAAGGAGGCGAGTGAAGCGCGAATaagagagctggaggaggacaTCAGAACTCTAACACAGAGAGCTGTGGAAAGAGAGACCGAGTTCGAGag GATAAAGGAAAGAGCCAAAAGGGCTGTGGCCTtgagaaaagaagaggagagtgAACGAAAGATCCTGAAG ACTAAGCTGGAGCAGACAGAAGCCGAGCTCAGGAGTCTGGCGAAGGAGTTTCAGAGTCTTAGGAACTCTCTTGCACAGAGAGACACCAGcgtcctgcagctgcagaacagcATCACCACCCTCACACAGAAACTCACCACTGCCCACAGGAAGGAG GCGGAGAGTGAAGCTTCGCTGAAGGAGATGCGGAGCCTGCGGGAGCGTCTGCACATGAGCGAGCGCACCGCAGAGGGCTTAAAGCGAGATCTCAGCGTCATGGTGGCTCAGAGAGATCACGGGCAGGCCGAACAGCACCAGGCTCAGCTCCAGGCCGCCCGGCTCGCCATTCAACTCGCAGATGTCAGTATGACCCTGAGAAAGGACAGCGCCCactgggaggaggagagagaaaatcTGCAGCGCTCTGCTGAG ATGGACCACAAGCGCTTGGAGAAACTCAACGCAGAAATTCAGAGGATGGAAGAAAAACTGCAGGAGGAAAGGATGGAGAGAGTGAAGCAGGAGGTTGAGCTTGGAAGAGAAAAAGACTGCAATAGG GTTCAACTGAGTGAAACCAGGAGGGAGCTTCAAGAGCTGAAAGCCAGTCTGAGGGTGGCCCAGAAAGAGAAGGAGCTGCTGCAAGCAGAGAAACGG GAATTGATGGAGTACATCTGTCAGCTGGAGCAGAAGATAGGAACAGTGACCACTGCCAGGTGGGACGCAGCGCCGATTGCCTCCACAG GAGGTCCTGACCCTGCCGTGTCTGACTCCGAGGACGAAAGTCCCGAGGTGTTACAGATCCTCCACTCCCCAAGAACCCTGGGACACTACAGCCTGTGCGAGCAGGGCCAGCCGGACTCCTTACTCCTGTCGACCCCTCCTCCCTCACCGAGAGACATGGACAGGAGCGCAGTGGTCATCAACCAGCCTGCCCCGCTGTCCCTGCCACACCAGGCCGCAGCCAACACTCTGGCACACAGCTCCGATTCG GAGGAGGAATCTGATCCAGTTCAGTGTGGAAGGAAAAGCTCCGGAGAGGAAATGGCACTTTTGTTGCCAGAGTACAAGGACACTGTTCTCAG